A region of Paenibacillus thiaminolyticus DNA encodes the following proteins:
- a CDS encoding molecular chaperone produces the protein MDKRTVIAAYQRGELTIHECAQIIGVEVTLKNWLPLLAEEERAGTVPAPVRAASKRASLWR, from the coding sequence ATGGACAAGAGGACGGTCATCGCGGCTTACCAGCGAGGAGAATTAACGATCCACGAATGCGCCCAAATCATTGGGGTGGAAGTGACATTGAAAAACTGGCTCCCTTTGTTGGCGGAGGAGGAGCGTGCGGGAACGGTTCCTGCTCCTGTGCGTGCGGCCTCGAAGCGCGCCTCTCTATGGAGATAG
- a CDS encoding CheR family methyltransferase, whose product MMHESKRQPALSSYPFGQSTTEGGASSAAAGHEDEDYRQFMVEVKRLTGIDLLQYKEAQMKRRLTTLRMKNGYTTFRSFFEAIRQNPDLLNEFLDRMTINVSEFWRNPNRWVTLRDSVLPALAANTKQLRCWSAACSTGEEPYTLAMILNESGLMQRSQITATDIDENVLMKAKEACYVERSLKDVPDLYRQKYFQQAPEGYRIIESLKSAIRFRKQNLLEDTFDTSLDLIICRNVMIYFTEEAKFQLYRKFADALKPGGVLFVGSTEQIFNPGQYGLETIETFFYRKMASSV is encoded by the coding sequence ATGATGCATGAATCGAAGCGGCAGCCTGCCCTATCGTCCTATCCTTTCGGTCAATCGACAACCGAAGGCGGAGCCTCTTCCGCAGCAGCGGGGCATGAGGATGAGGATTACCGGCAATTCATGGTGGAGGTCAAGCGCCTGACGGGCATTGATCTGCTGCAGTACAAGGAAGCGCAAATGAAGCGGCGGTTGACGACGCTGCGCATGAAGAACGGATATACGACATTCCGCAGCTTCTTCGAAGCGATCCGGCAGAACCCGGATTTGCTGAATGAATTTTTGGATCGGATGACGATTAATGTCTCCGAATTTTGGCGTAACCCGAATCGTTGGGTCACCCTGAGAGACAGCGTGCTGCCGGCATTGGCGGCCAATACGAAGCAGCTGCGCTGCTGGAGCGCTGCTTGCTCTACCGGAGAGGAGCCGTACACGCTGGCCATGATCTTGAATGAGTCGGGCCTGATGCAGCGCTCTCAGATTACCGCCACCGACATTGACGAGAACGTATTGATGAAGGCGAAGGAAGCATGCTATGTAGAACGTTCACTGAAGGATGTGCCGGATCTGTACCGGCAGAAATATTTTCAGCAGGCGCCGGAAGGATACCGGATTATCGAGTCATTGAAGAGCGCGATTCGGTTCCGGAAGCAGAATCTGCTGGAAGACACGTTCGATACCTCGCTGGATTTGATCATTTGCCGCAATGTCATGATTTATTTCACGGAGGAAGCCAAATTCCAGCTGTACCGCAAATTCGCCGATGCGCTGAAACCGGGCGGGGTTCTATTCGTAGGAAGCACGGAACAGATTTTCAATCCGGGCCAATACGGGCTGGAGACGATAGAGACGTTCTTTTACCGCAAAATGGCATCTAGCGTATAA
- the ndk gene encoding nucleoside-diphosphate kinase, with protein MERTFIMVKPDGVQRGLIGEIVSRFERKGWKLVSGKLMMITREQAEHHYAEHAEKPFFGELVDFITSGPVFAMIWEGDEIISLSRLMIGKTKVGEAQPGTIRGDYASHTPLNLVHGSDSQESAAREIANLFADSDIISYDRALESWI; from the coding sequence ATGGAACGCACATTCATCATGGTCAAACCTGACGGCGTGCAAAGAGGTCTCATCGGAGAAATCGTAAGCCGCTTTGAACGCAAAGGATGGAAGCTTGTATCCGGGAAATTAATGATGATTACGCGCGAACAAGCCGAACACCATTATGCCGAACATGCTGAAAAGCCGTTTTTTGGCGAATTGGTTGATTTCATTACTTCTGGTCCCGTGTTCGCTATGATCTGGGAAGGTGATGAGATTATCAGCTTGTCGCGCTTGATGATTGGCAAGACGAAGGTAGGAGAGGCGCAGCCGGGAACGATTCGCGGCGACTATGCGTCCCACACCCCGCTCAATCTGGTGCATGGTTCCGATTCGCAAGAAAGCGCTGCCAGAGAGATCGCGAATCTATTCGCTGATAGCGACATTATCAGCTATGATCGCGCGCTGGAGAGCTGGATCTGA
- the hepT gene encoding heptaprenyl diphosphate synthase component II: MKLWDIYATMKQDVSYIEKQLERSIATDLRTLNDASLQLLKAGGKRIRPVFVLLAGKFGTYDLERLKYVAVPLELIHMASLVHDDVIDDADMRRGQLTVKAKWDNRVAMYTGDYIYGQALVLATELQEPQIHRILSKAMVQMCIGEMEQIRDFFNTSQSERQYLLRIRRKTALLIAISCQLGAIASGATAAIGRQLYRFGYNVGMAFQIRDDVLDLTGTEAQLGKPPGNDIRQGNLTLPVIYALEETGRRQALLRDIEHIRSMNGHTDVSSILHNIRDSAGIRRAEQLAERYINKAIQALEQLPDIRARKNLRDIAYFIANRSH; the protein is encoded by the coding sequence ATGAAATTGTGGGACATTTACGCGACAATGAAGCAGGATGTATCGTATATCGAGAAGCAACTGGAACGATCGATCGCAACCGATCTCCGGACGCTGAATGACGCTTCGCTGCAGCTTCTCAAGGCTGGCGGCAAGCGCATCCGTCCGGTCTTCGTTCTCTTGGCCGGGAAATTCGGAACCTATGATCTGGAGAGACTCAAATATGTAGCCGTCCCTCTGGAGCTGATTCATATGGCCTCGCTCGTTCACGACGACGTCATTGACGATGCCGATATGCGGCGGGGACAGCTGACCGTCAAAGCAAAATGGGACAACCGGGTTGCGATGTATACCGGAGACTACATCTATGGGCAGGCGCTGGTGCTGGCCACCGAGCTGCAGGAACCGCAAATTCACCGCATTCTGTCGAAAGCGATGGTTCAAATGTGCATCGGGGAAATGGAGCAGATCCGGGATTTCTTCAATACGTCCCAATCCGAGCGGCAGTACCTGCTGCGAATCCGCCGCAAGACGGCGCTTCTGATCGCGATCAGCTGCCAGTTGGGAGCTATCGCTTCCGGGGCTACGGCCGCCATCGGCCGCCAGCTGTACCGGTTCGGCTACAATGTCGGGATGGCGTTCCAGATTCGCGATGACGTGCTGGATTTGACCGGGACCGAAGCGCAGCTGGGGAAGCCTCCGGGCAATGACATCCGGCAGGGCAATTTGACGCTGCCTGTCATTTATGCGCTGGAAGAGACCGGACGCCGGCAGGCGCTGCTGCGCGATATTGAGCACATCCGGTCCATGAACGGACATACGGATGTATCTTCGATTTTACATAATATTCGGGATAGCGCAGGCATCCGGCGCGCGGAGCAGCTCGCTGAACGCTACATTAACAAAGCGATTCAGGCCCTCGAGCAGCTGCCTGATATCCGTGCGCGCAAAAACCTGCGGGATATCGCCTATTTTATTGCCAATCGATCCCATTAA
- a CDS encoding menaquinone biosynthetic enzyme MqnA/MqnD family protein: protein MVLQQDVNNNPSHIRIGRIDYTNVWPIFYHFEPKNTRAMLDMIPAVPAGLNQAMREGRIDMGPISAFAYGISSEQYTLFPNLSVSAHGRVNSIFLFLKKPLEEALRGKIALTTTSATSTNLFKIIAAKFYHARPDYIPMDPDLDAMMAEADGAVLIGDHAIRASWKNPGYEVIDLGELWRQWTGHWMTFAVWAVNRDVIRHHGDDIRIIMEAFEASKRKSLLDPRPLAQEAVRTIGGTVDYWMNYFTNLNYDFDRPQQEGLQRYFQYAYELGLIDHEVRLELWSENTVG from the coding sequence ATGGTACTGCAGCAAGACGTGAACAATAACCCGTCCCATATTCGCATCGGCCGTATCGATTATACGAACGTATGGCCGATCTTTTATCATTTTGAGCCGAAGAACACCCGGGCTATGTTGGACATGATCCCGGCCGTTCCTGCCGGGCTGAATCAAGCAATGCGTGAAGGCAGGATTGATATGGGGCCGATTTCGGCGTTTGCTTACGGCATTTCCTCCGAGCAATATACGCTGTTCCCGAATTTGTCGGTCAGCGCGCACGGCCGCGTCAATTCCATCTTTCTCTTTTTGAAGAAGCCGCTGGAGGAAGCGCTTCGGGGCAAGATCGCTTTGACGACCACGTCGGCTACGTCGACCAATCTATTCAAGATTATCGCCGCGAAGTTCTATCATGCCCGCCCGGACTACATTCCGATGGATCCGGATCTGGACGCGATGATGGCTGAAGCGGACGGCGCCGTTCTTATTGGCGATCACGCCATCCGGGCTTCCTGGAAGAACCCCGGATATGAAGTGATCGATCTCGGCGAGCTGTGGCGCCAATGGACCGGGCATTGGATGACCTTCGCGGTATGGGCGGTCAATCGGGACGTCATCCGCCATCATGGCGACGATATCAGGATTATTATGGAGGCGTTCGAAGCCAGCAAGCGGAAGAGTCTCCTCGATCCGCGCCCGTTGGCGCAGGAGGCCGTACGCACGATCGGCGGCACGGTCGACTACTGGATGAATTATTTTACCAATTTGAATTACGATTTCGATCGTCCGCAGCAGGAAGGGCTTCAGCGCTATTTCCAATACGCGTACGAGTTAGGGCTTATTGATCATGAAGTTCGGCTTGAACTCTGGTCGGAAAATACGGTTGGTTAG
- a CDS encoding UbiX family flavin prenyltransferase, with the protein MTAADKRYVVGITGASGAIYGIRLAECLLQAGCIVHLLVSDAGWRVLKEELGWEVTRRQEAIERAFGEQAGRIVYHPIQDIGATIASGSYRVQGMIIMPCSMGTLSSLAHGSSDNLMGRAADVMMKEGRPLIIVPRETPMHAIHLENMLKLAHMGVRIVPAMPAFYYHPKTLDDIVNFLVGKVLDTLDIEHQLFRRWGEPDGTAARREQ; encoded by the coding sequence ATGACAGCGGCGGACAAGCGTTATGTCGTCGGCATTACCGGGGCAAGCGGAGCGATTTACGGCATCCGGCTCGCGGAATGCCTGTTGCAAGCTGGCTGCATTGTGCATTTGCTCGTCTCGGATGCCGGATGGCGGGTGCTGAAGGAAGAACTGGGTTGGGAAGTCACCCGGCGCCAGGAGGCCATCGAGCGGGCGTTCGGAGAACAAGCCGGCCGCATCGTGTACCATCCGATCCAGGATATCGGGGCCACTATCGCGAGCGGCTCTTACCGTGTCCAAGGAATGATCATCATGCCTTGTTCCATGGGGACGCTGTCATCCTTGGCCCACGGCTCTTCGGACAACCTGATGGGACGGGCAGCCGATGTGATGATGAAGGAAGGGCGCCCGCTCATCATTGTGCCGCGCGAGACGCCGATGCATGCGATCCATCTGGAAAATATGCTCAAGCTCGCACATATGGGCGTGCGCATCGTGCCTGCGATGCCGGCGTTCTATTATCATCCGAAGACGTTGGATGACATCGTGAACTTCCTGGTCGGGAAGGTGCTGGACACACTCGATATCGAGCATCAATTGTTTAGAAGGTGGGGGGAACCTGATGGTACTGCAGCAAGACGTGAACAATAA
- a CDS encoding UbiA-like polyprenyltransferase has translation MFKKVRIFLEMIKIEHTLFALPFAFMGAILGAMVMDNRFPTLAEWGWILMAMVGARSAAMALNRLIDAAIDAKNPRTANRAIPAGLLKAGEVILFTAVSFGLLFWAAANLQPLAVYLLPIAVFMLVIYSFTKRFTWLCHFILGLTIALAPLGGWVAVTNEINWTSIIFYLTVACWTTGFDVIYACQDYEFDRKEGLKSIPVRFGIAKALWIARGFHIVTAIGFLLLLFVTQLSWWYIIGTVIASGLLIYEHMLVKPYDLSRTNTAFFTLNGILSIVVFAFTLLDLVVLGP, from the coding sequence ATGTTTAAAAAAGTGCGTATTTTCCTAGAAATGATAAAAATCGAACATACGTTATTCGCGCTTCCGTTTGCGTTCATGGGCGCAATCTTAGGCGCCATGGTCATGGATAACCGCTTCCCTACGCTAGCCGAATGGGGATGGATTCTGATGGCTATGGTCGGAGCGCGAAGCGCGGCGATGGCCTTGAACCGGCTCATTGATGCCGCCATTGACGCCAAAAACCCGCGCACGGCCAACCGCGCCATTCCGGCCGGCCTGCTCAAGGCAGGAGAAGTGATATTATTCACCGCCGTATCGTTCGGACTGCTGTTCTGGGCAGCGGCCAATCTGCAGCCTCTGGCTGTTTATTTATTGCCTATTGCCGTCTTTATGCTTGTCATTTATTCATTCACGAAGCGCTTTACATGGCTGTGCCACTTTATTCTCGGCTTGACGATCGCTTTGGCTCCGCTAGGGGGCTGGGTTGCGGTCACGAATGAGATCAACTGGACTTCTATTATTTTTTATTTGACGGTGGCTTGCTGGACGACAGGCTTTGATGTCATCTATGCCTGCCAGGATTATGAATTCGATCGCAAGGAAGGCTTGAAATCGATTCCCGTCCGGTTCGGCATTGCGAAGGCATTGTGGATAGCGCGCGGGTTTCACATTGTCACCGCGATCGGATTCCTGCTGCTGCTGTTCGTCACTCAATTGAGCTGGTGGTATATTATCGGCACCGTGATTGCTTCCGGCTTGCTCATTTATGAGCATATGCTGGTCAAGCCGTATGATCTGAGCCGGACGAACACCGCATTCTTTACGCTGAACGGCATTTTGAGCATTGTCGTATTCGCCTTCACTTTGCTGGATTTGGTGGTGCTGGGCCCATGA
- a CDS encoding demethylmenaquinone methyltransferase: protein METHSPKTGKSKEKYVHDVFENIAHKYDIMNDIMSFRRHKAWRNYTMRRMNVQPGETALDLCCGTCDWTIQLAQASRTGQMTGLDFSPNMLSVGQRKIEKLGLQDQIRLVEGNAMDLPFPDDSFDYVTIGFGLRNVPDYDQVIREMRRVVKPGGRVVCLELSKPTWQPFKGLYYFYFERLLPLQGKLIAKRYEQYKWLPESLASFPGRQELADMFCAAGLEQVEAKPLTGGIAALHIGTKGNGHV, encoded by the coding sequence ATGGAGACACATTCTCCAAAAACGGGGAAGTCCAAAGAAAAATATGTGCATGATGTGTTCGAGAACATTGCTCATAAATACGATATCATGAACGATATTATGAGCTTCCGGCGTCATAAAGCGTGGCGGAATTATACGATGCGCCGGATGAATGTTCAGCCCGGAGAGACCGCGCTCGACTTATGCTGCGGGACATGCGACTGGACCATCCAGCTGGCGCAGGCGAGCCGCACGGGGCAGATGACCGGTCTGGACTTCAGTCCGAACATGCTGTCCGTCGGGCAGCGCAAAATAGAAAAATTGGGCTTGCAGGATCAGATCCGGCTTGTTGAAGGCAATGCGATGGATCTCCCGTTCCCGGATGACAGCTTCGATTATGTGACAATCGGCTTCGGGCTCCGCAATGTTCCTGACTATGATCAGGTGATTCGGGAGATGCGGAGAGTGGTCAAGCCCGGGGGGCGGGTCGTCTGCCTGGAGTTGAGCAAGCCGACATGGCAGCCTTTTAAGGGGCTGTACTATTTTTATTTCGAACGGCTGCTTCCGTTGCAGGGGAAATTGATTGCCAAGCGCTACGAGCAGTACAAATGGCTGCCGGAATCGTTGGCTTCGTTCCCGGGACGTCAGGAACTGGCCGACATGTTCTGCGCCGCCGGCCTGGAGCAAGTGGAGGCAAAGCCGCTAACGGGAGGAATTGCCGCGCTGCACATCGGCACGAAGGGGAATGGACATGTTTAA
- a CDS encoding heptaprenyl diphosphate synthase component 1 → MEVNHISQLAKRYVEHDMIQAYTDLPAFPHTRVELMFAFLNRSKKGAEHSELIALVTSLVQVGLDTHDMIEMATKDESDRNLRSRQLKVLAGDYFSSRFYHLLAHAGQVDAIRSLSQAVCAVNQLKVATSEKMKLWAMTAEEYLRACVSLRKTLFQSFNHRMASQDVSLWEQLLDQVAELEVMKQEQERSEQFQRFEGSWSYWHVWQQGTEEERRKMKQRAYDTAFWSAMMAKYEVRQQLAYQIRVIQDKLQSITSAMPLDAGTTGRVVQLLSPLVLTSSPTNAAAQRS, encoded by the coding sequence ATGGAAGTAAACCACATTTCGCAATTGGCAAAACGGTACGTAGAACATGACATGATACAGGCGTACACTGACCTGCCTGCGTTCCCACATACGCGGGTGGAGCTGATGTTCGCCTTTTTAAACCGCAGCAAGAAGGGGGCGGAGCACAGCGAACTGATTGCGCTGGTAACTTCGCTCGTGCAAGTGGGCCTGGATACCCACGACATGATTGAGATGGCGACCAAGGATGAGAGCGATCGCAATCTGCGTTCCCGGCAGCTCAAGGTGCTGGCGGGAGATTATTTCAGCAGCCGCTTCTATCATCTGCTCGCCCATGCGGGACAAGTCGATGCCATTCGGTCGCTGAGCCAGGCGGTCTGCGCCGTCAATCAGCTCAAGGTGGCCACGAGCGAGAAGATGAAGCTGTGGGCGATGACGGCGGAGGAATATTTGCGTGCATGCGTATCTCTGCGCAAGACGCTGTTCCAGTCGTTCAACCATCGTATGGCTTCCCAGGACGTAAGCTTATGGGAGCAACTGCTCGACCAGGTCGCCGAGTTGGAAGTGATGAAGCAGGAGCAGGAACGCTCCGAGCAGTTCCAGCGCTTCGAAGGCAGCTGGTCTTATTGGCATGTGTGGCAGCAAGGCACGGAAGAAGAGAGAAGGAAAATGAAGCAGCGCGCCTACGATACCGCGTTCTGGAGCGCGATGATGGCGAAGTATGAAGTGAGGCAGCAGCTGGCGTACCAGATTCGGGTCATTCAGGACAAGCTGCAGAGCATTACGTCCGCGATGCCGCTGGACGCCGGAACGACCGGACGGGTTGTCCAATTGCTTAGCCCGCTCGTGCTGACGTCTTCTCCGACCAACGCTGCGGCTCAACGCAGCTAA
- a CDS encoding ATPase, producing MNRVQRWRPAMLTAMATILLMAGLGWLTAAQRADGNKPQEAAAVTASPQIVTVTEARLVDYLSDIPLQLRLSRAAWNGDGLTIDMKVASTIARPDAIYHDIYELLQHSFTRTDNVNRLLLRIVIQDERLKKNYVLLSLDARKPEATPERLKAVRAGVVSPDTEQALRFIYTPLWDRTFPGDR from the coding sequence ATGAACCGGGTTCAACGATGGCGGCCGGCCATGCTGACGGCGATGGCGACCATCCTGCTGATGGCGGGGCTTGGCTGGCTGACCGCTGCGCAACGCGCGGACGGGAACAAGCCGCAGGAGGCGGCTGCCGTAACGGCATCACCGCAGATTGTCACCGTCACTGAGGCGCGGCTGGTCGACTATTTATCCGATATTCCGCTGCAGCTCAGACTGAGCCGGGCGGCATGGAACGGAGACGGACTGACGATTGACATGAAAGTCGCCTCCACCATCGCGAGGCCGGATGCGATCTATCATGACATCTATGAGCTGCTGCAGCACAGCTTCACACGAACGGACAATGTGAACCGGCTGCTGCTGCGGATCGTCATACAGGATGAGCGCTTGAAAAAAAATTACGTTCTGCTGTCGCTGGACGCGCGCAAGCCGGAAGCGACTCCGGAACGCTTGAAGGCTGTTCGCGCCGGCGTCGTCTCACCCGATACGGAACAGGCGCTCCGCTTTATTTATACGCCGCTATGGGATCGGACTTTTCCCGGAGACAGATAG
- the mtrB gene encoding trp RNA-binding attenuation protein MtrB, translating to MENQTDYIVIKAKDQGVQVFGLTRGQDTRFHHIEKLDRNEVLIAQFTDHTSAVKVRGKAVILTKHGEIHTDTD from the coding sequence TTGGAGAACCAGACCGACTATATCGTTATCAAGGCCAAGGATCAAGGCGTGCAAGTATTCGGATTGACACGGGGCCAGGATACCCGCTTCCATCATATCGAGAAGCTGGATAGGAATGAAGTGCTGATTGCGCAGTTCACCGATCATACGTCCGCGGTCAAGGTGCGCGGCAAGGCCGTCATCCTGACGAAGCATGGCGAGATTCATACCGATACGGATTAA
- a CDS encoding HU family DNA-binding protein: MNKSELITEVAESTELSKKDVTKVVDAVFEAISNALQNGDKVQLVGFGNFEVRERSARKGRNPQTGEEIEIPASKIPAFKPGKALKDGIK; the protein is encoded by the coding sequence ATGAACAAATCCGAATTGATTACCGAGGTTGCAGAGTCCACGGAATTGTCCAAGAAAGACGTGACGAAAGTGGTAGACGCCGTCTTCGAAGCCATTTCGAACGCGCTGCAGAACGGTGACAAGGTCCAATTGGTAGGCTTCGGCAACTTCGAAGTGCGCGAGCGCTCCGCCCGCAAAGGACGGAACCCGCAAACGGGTGAAGAAATCGAAATTCCTGCGAGCAAGATCCCTGCGTTCAAACCGGGTAAAGCACTTAAAGACGGCATCAAATAA
- the spoIVA gene encoding stage IV sporulation protein A — MEKVDIFKDIAERTGGDIYLGVVGAVRTGKSTFIKRFMETVVLPNITNESDRIRAVDELPQSAAGKTIMTTEPKFVPNNAVQIKVAEGLDVNVRLVDCVGYAVEGAKGYEDENGPRMINTPWFEDPIPFQEAAEIGTRKVIQEHSTLGVVVTTDGTIAEIPRYSYVDSEERVINELKEVGKPFVLVINSTRPKSEETVALRNELQEKYDIPVMALSVATMSEDDVMGVLREVLYEFPVHEVNVNLPSWVMVLHDNHWLRSSYESSVRDTVKDIRRLRDVDRVVQQFMDYEFIARAGLSGMDMGQGVAEIDLYAPDELYDQILMEVVGVEIRGKDHLLQLMQEFSHAKREYDRFADALEMVKTTGYGIAAPTLSEMALDEPELIRQGSRFGVRLKATAPSIHMIRVDVESEFAPIIGTERQSEELMRYLMQDFENDPTKIWESDIFGRSLHSIVREGIQGKIAMMPDNARYKLQETLGRIINEGSGGLIAIIL, encoded by the coding sequence TTGGAAAAAGTGGACATCTTTAAGGACATTGCCGAGCGTACCGGCGGGGATATTTACCTCGGGGTCGTCGGTGCGGTCCGCACGGGGAAATCGACTTTTATCAAGCGCTTCATGGAGACGGTCGTTCTTCCGAATATTACAAATGAATCCGACCGCATTCGTGCTGTCGACGAACTGCCGCAGAGCGCTGCGGGCAAGACGATTATGACGACGGAACCGAAGTTCGTGCCGAATAATGCGGTTCAGATTAAGGTCGCGGAAGGACTGGACGTGAACGTCCGCCTGGTGGATTGCGTCGGTTACGCCGTGGAAGGCGCAAAAGGCTATGAAGACGAGAACGGACCGCGGATGATCAATACGCCGTGGTTCGAAGATCCGATACCGTTCCAGGAGGCGGCGGAGATCGGCACGCGGAAGGTCATTCAGGAGCATTCCACCCTGGGTGTTGTCGTTACGACCGACGGTACGATCGCCGAGATTCCGCGCTATTCGTATGTCGACTCCGAAGAGCGGGTTATCAATGAGCTGAAGGAAGTCGGCAAGCCGTTCGTGCTCGTCATCAACTCGACGCGGCCGAAGAGTGAAGAGACCGTCGCGCTGCGCAACGAGCTGCAGGAGAAGTACGACATTCCGGTGATGGCTCTTAGCGTCGCGACGATGAGCGAAGATGACGTGATGGGCGTACTGCGGGAAGTACTGTACGAATTCCCGGTTCATGAAGTCAATGTCAATCTGCCGAGCTGGGTCATGGTGCTTCATGACAACCACTGGCTGCGCAGCAGCTATGAGAGCTCGGTTCGCGATACAGTCAAAGATATCCGCCGGCTGCGCGATGTCGACCGCGTCGTGCAGCAGTTCATGGATTATGAATTCATCGCCCGCGCCGGACTTAGCGGGATGGATATGGGGCAAGGCGTTGCCGAAATCGACTTGTACGCGCCGGATGAGCTGTATGACCAGATTTTGATGGAGGTCGTCGGCGTTGAAATTCGGGGCAAGGATCATTTGCTCCAACTGATGCAGGAATTCTCCCATGCGAAGCGGGAATATGACCGGTTCGCCGATGCGCTGGAGATGGTGAAGACGACGGGCTACGGCATCGCGGCTCCGACGTTGAGCGAGATGGCTCTCGACGAGCCGGAGCTTATCCGCCAAGGATCCCGCTTCGGGGTGCGGCTGAAGGCGACGGCCCCGTCTATTCATATGATTCGAGTCGATGTCGAATCCGAATTCGCGCCGATTATCGGGACGGAAAGGCAGAGCGAGGAATTGATGCGTTACCTGATGCAGGACTTCGAGAACGACCCGACGAAGATCTGGGAATCGGATATCTTCGGCCGTTCCCTGCATTCGATCGTCAGGGAGGGCATTCAGGGCAAGATCGCCATGATGCCGGACAATGCGCGCTACAAGCTGCAGGAGACGCTGGGGCGCATTATCAACGAAGGGTCAGGCGGCTTGATTGCCATCATCCTCTGA
- a CDS encoding 2Fe-2S iron-sulfur cluster-binding protein: MGTRVTFMPAGKVIDIVRPTTILAAARQAGVAVRTRCGGKAGCLLCKVNVSGDAHAVTAPTPPEVRKMGMEETLGPRLACQVRLSGSAGSVTVEVPEDPLKALVRRKLEEQRGEDTLW, translated from the coding sequence GTGGGAACACGCGTGACATTTATGCCGGCCGGCAAAGTCATTGATATCGTCCGGCCGACGACGATACTGGCGGCCGCCCGTCAAGCCGGAGTTGCCGTGCGAACGCGCTGCGGAGGCAAAGCGGGCTGCCTCCTGTGCAAGGTGAACGTGTCCGGCGATGCGCATGCCGTAACGGCGCCGACGCCGCCTGAGGTGCGGAAGATGGGGATGGAGGAGACGCTGGGCCCTCGCCTGGCATGCCAGGTCCGGCTGAGCGGCAGCGCGGGAAGCGTAACGGTCGAGGTGCCGGAAGATCCGTTGAAAGCGCTTGTGCGCCGCAAGCTGGAGGAACAGCGCGGCGAGGACACGTTGTGGTAG
- a CDS encoding 2Fe-2S iron-sulfur cluster-binding protein — MADIKVRGREREATVTVPVGTTLLEAAIQAEVDWAFSCTRGTCARCRCQIISGYDNLGDVTDAEWNRMDEEEFHQGYRLACQTAVVKDGQVEAIHKPYF; from the coding sequence ATGGCAGACATTAAGGTACGGGGACGTGAACGAGAGGCTACCGTGACGGTGCCGGTCGGAACAACACTGCTTGAAGCCGCTATTCAGGCCGAGGTGGACTGGGCCTTTTCCTGCACGCGGGGGACCTGCGCCCGCTGCCGCTGTCAGATTATCTCGGGCTACGACAACCTGGGCGATGTCACCGATGCGGAATGGAACCGGATGGACGAGGAGGAATTCCATCAAGGCTACCGTCTCGCTTGTCAGACGGCGGTGGTGAAGGACGGTCAGGTAGAAGCGATACATAAGCCGTATTTTTGA
- a CDS encoding DUF2768 family protein — protein MDGMTKMWVSFIGIGLMAFSAFLIMFARTKTKGWVKGILSLVAFIMLLAGMLYGLISIM, from the coding sequence ATGGATGGTATGACGAAGATGTGGGTATCATTTATCGGAATCGGCCTGATGGCTTTTTCCGCCTTTTTAATCATGTTCGCCAGAACGAAGACCAAGGGTTGGGTTAAAGGCATTCTATCGTTGGTCGCATTCATTATGTTATTGGCCGGCATGCTGTATGGCCTGATTTCCATTATGTAA
- a CDS encoding stage VI sporulation protein F yields the protein MANSKFPREALNKINKKAGKTITENQIKKLAGSVKPSTLQSETQLRQLIKQVASVAKLPVTESTINDIVSAVKKSGMNPNNMEALMKMMMKK from the coding sequence ATGGCGAACAGTAAATTCCCGAGGGAAGCCCTGAATAAGATCAACAAAAAAGCCGGCAAAACCATAACCGAAAACCAAATCAAAAAGCTTGCCGGATCGGTTAAGCCTTCCACGCTTCAGAGCGAGACCCAACTGCGCCAGCTTATCAAGCAGGTCGCTTCGGTTGCTAAGCTTCCCGTGACGGAATCTACGATAAATGATATTGTCAGCGCCGTGAAGAAGAGCGGCATGAATCCGAACAACATGGAAGCGTTGATGAAAATGATGATGAAGAAGTAA